The following proteins are encoded in a genomic region of Alistipes shahii WAL 8301:
- a CDS encoding TonB-dependent receptor encodes MKQFYLSILCLAFIAGGGISTAVQASDKADSTTNRRYVGKLDSIQKINEVIIVGTPVIPKYREVIPAQVLKEVDLQRLNSLSVADAIRYFAGVQLKDYGGVGGLKTVNIRSMGTNHMAVFYDGIQLGNAQNGQVDLGRFSLDDVEEISLYNGQKSDIFQSAKDFGASGTIYITTRRPRFEEGKRANFKATMKTGSFGLINPSMRYEYKISDAVSSSFSGEWTNATGRYKFRYRRRNTLGEIAYDTTAYRQNGDINATRMEAGLHGKMADGQWTVRAYTYNSERGIPGAIVNNVFRHGERLWDTNSFIQGTLTNRWSKKFRTLFNTKYAADYTHYENQDAKLIQTKNTYKQKEFYFSCANLYNIFEHWEVSLAYDFQWNTLDATFYMPTESDGTFPFPTRYTHMAALATAFEWGRLKMQASVLGYFVHEKVERFEARPDKAVATPAFFGSFKVLKNHDLSVRAFYKRMFRMPTFNDLYYTDMGNAFLKPEYAEQFNVGLKYTRNFEKSPFMRMLDVSVDAYYNKITDKIIAYPKGQQFRWTMLNLGEVEIKGVDAVLNALFTLGKLEVTTKFQYTYQKAIDITDPADTYYRDQIPYIPWHSGSAILALFYKGWGLNYSFIYTGQRYNQQENIPRNHTQPWYTSDLSLQKTFKIRTRTLKASAEVNNLFGQDYDVVLNYPMPKTNFRFVVSVDL; translated from the coding sequence ATGAAGCAATTCTACCTTTCGATCCTATGTCTCGCATTTATTGCGGGGGGGGGAATTTCCACAGCAGTTCAGGCATCCGATAAAGCCGATTCCACCACGAACCGGCGTTACGTCGGAAAACTGGACAGTATCCAGAAAATCAACGAGGTCATCATCGTCGGCACCCCCGTCATTCCCAAATACCGCGAAGTCATCCCCGCACAGGTCCTCAAGGAGGTCGACCTGCAACGGCTGAACAGTCTTTCGGTGGCCGACGCCATCCGCTATTTCGCGGGCGTGCAGCTCAAGGACTACGGAGGTGTAGGCGGACTGAAGACCGTCAACATCCGCTCAATGGGCACCAACCACATGGCGGTCTTCTACGACGGAATCCAGTTGGGCAACGCCCAGAACGGGCAGGTCGATCTGGGGCGCTTCTCACTGGACGACGTGGAGGAAATATCGCTCTATAACGGACAGAAGAGTGACATTTTCCAGTCGGCCAAGGATTTCGGGGCCTCGGGAACCATCTACATCACTACGCGGCGCCCCCGCTTCGAGGAGGGCAAGCGGGCCAATTTCAAGGCCACGATGAAGACCGGCTCGTTCGGGCTCATCAATCCCTCGATGCGCTACGAGTATAAGATCTCCGACGCCGTCAGCTCGTCGTTCAGCGGCGAGTGGACCAACGCCACCGGCCGGTACAAATTCCGCTACCGCCGCCGCAACACGCTGGGCGAGATCGCCTACGACACGACGGCCTACCGACAGAACGGCGACATCAACGCTACGCGCATGGAGGCCGGACTCCACGGCAAGATGGCCGACGGACAATGGACCGTGCGGGCCTACACCTACAACTCCGAACGCGGCATCCCGGGAGCCATCGTCAACAACGTCTTTCGCCATGGTGAGCGGCTGTGGGACACCAACTCGTTCATCCAGGGAACGCTGACCAACCGCTGGTCGAAGAAATTCCGCACGCTGTTCAACACCAAGTACGCCGCCGACTACACCCATTACGAGAATCAAGACGCCAAGTTGATCCAAACCAAGAACACCTACAAGCAGAAGGAGTTCTATTTCTCGTGCGCTAATCTCTACAACATCTTCGAACACTGGGAGGTGTCGCTGGCCTATGACTTCCAATGGAATACGCTCGACGCCACTTTTTACATGCCCACAGAAAGCGATGGCACCTTCCCCTTTCCGACGCGCTATACCCACATGGCGGCATTGGCCACGGCTTTCGAATGGGGCCGGCTAAAGATGCAGGCCAGCGTACTGGGGTATTTTGTCCACGAAAAAGTCGAGCGTTTCGAAGCCCGGCCCGACAAGGCTGTGGCTACCCCTGCGTTTTTCGGATCGTTCAAAGTGCTGAAAAACCACGACCTCTCTGTACGCGCCTTCTACAAACGGATGTTCCGTATGCCGACCTTCAACGACCTCTACTATACGGACATGGGCAACGCCTTCCTCAAGCCCGAATATGCCGAACAATTCAACGTCGGCCTGAAATACACGCGCAATTTTGAGAAATCGCCTTTCATGCGGATGCTCGACGTTTCGGTCGACGCCTACTACAACAAAATCACAGATAAAATCATCGCCTATCCCAAGGGACAGCAGTTCCGCTGGACGATGCTCAATCTGGGCGAAGTGGAGATCAAGGGCGTGGACGCCGTGCTGAACGCCCTGTTCACGCTCGGCAAGCTGGAGGTGACGACCAAGTTCCAGTACACCTATCAGAAGGCCATCGACATCACCGACCCGGCCGACACCTACTATCGCGACCAGATTCCCTACATCCCTTGGCACAGCGGCTCGGCCATCCTTGCACTGTTCTACAAAGGGTGGGGGCTCAATTACAGCTTCATCTACACGGGCCAGCGCTACAACCAGCAGGAGAACATCCCGCGCAACCACACCCAGCCGTGGTATACGAGCGACCTCTCGCTACAAAAAACGTTCAAGATACGCACCCGAACCCTCAAAGCCTCGGCCGAGGTTAACAACCTTTTCGGACAGGACTACGACGTGGTGCTCAACTATCCGATGCCGAAGACCAACTTCCGGTTCGTCGTCAGCGTCGATCTCTAA
- a CDS encoding DUF5074 domain-containing protein, with amino-acid sequence MKRYLFFVLAGCCLAAGCRKIELVNPTEYEVLPFGEDPDADPIGMYLLNEGNMGSNKADLDYLDYRTAVYARGIYAEKNPNVVKELGDVGNDIQVYDGRLFAVINCSHKVEVMDAYTARRITQIDIPNCRYIRFKGKYAYVSAYVGPVAMDPNAQKGAVFKVDLDTYKIVGQVTVGYQPDELAIIGGRAYVANSGGYRAPNYDSTVSVIELETMRQMYKIDVAINLSRIKADAYGNLWVSSRGNYDDVPSNLYRLEPNGGRYQVAEAMNIPASNMIISGDSLYVYSVEYSNQTSKNTVTYAIIDVKKKRVVSRKFITDGTELDIVIPYGIAIHPRNGDIYVTDAKNYVSSGVLHCYSREGVHKWSVRTGDIPAHMVFLERKQTRQ; translated from the coding sequence ATGAAAAGGTATCTCTTCTTCGTTTTGGCCGGATGCTGCCTCGCCGCCGGCTGCCGGAAGATTGAACTGGTGAACCCCACCGAATACGAGGTGCTGCCATTCGGCGAGGATCCCGACGCCGATCCGATCGGCATGTATCTGCTCAATGAGGGCAACATGGGCAGCAACAAAGCTGACCTCGACTACCTCGACTACCGCACGGCAGTCTACGCCCGGGGCATTTACGCCGAGAAGAACCCCAACGTCGTCAAGGAATTGGGCGACGTGGGCAACGACATCCAGGTTTACGACGGACGGCTGTTCGCCGTCATCAATTGTTCGCACAAGGTCGAGGTGATGGACGCCTACACGGCGCGGCGCATCACGCAGATCGACATTCCAAACTGCCGCTACATCCGGTTCAAGGGCAAATACGCCTACGTTAGCGCGTATGTCGGGCCCGTGGCGATGGATCCCAACGCCCAAAAGGGCGCGGTCTTCAAGGTGGATCTCGACACCTATAAGATCGTCGGCCAGGTGACCGTGGGTTACCAGCCCGATGAACTGGCCATCATCGGCGGACGCGCCTACGTCGCCAATTCGGGCGGTTACCGCGCCCCGAACTACGACTCGACGGTCTCGGTCATCGAACTGGAAACCATGCGCCAAATGTACAAGATCGACGTAGCGATCAACCTCAGCCGCATCAAAGCCGACGCCTACGGCAACCTGTGGGTCTCCTCGCGGGGCAACTACGACGACGTTCCGTCGAACCTCTACCGGCTGGAACCCAACGGCGGACGTTACCAGGTGGCCGAGGCGATGAACATTCCGGCTTCGAACATGATCATCTCCGGGGATTCCCTTTATGTCTACAGTGTCGAGTACAGCAACCAGACCTCGAAAAACACGGTAACCTACGCCATCATCGACGTCAAGAAAAAGCGTGTCGTATCGCGCAAATTCATCACCGACGGCACAGAGCTCGATATCGTGATTCCCTACGGCATTGCCATCCACCCCCGAAACGGCGACATCTATGTCACCGACGCCAAGAACTACGTTTCGAGCGGCGTATTGCACTGTTATTCGCGCGAAGGCGTCCACAAATGGAGTGTCCGCACGGGCGATATCCCCGCACACATGGTTTTTCTCGAACGCAAACAGACTCGGCAATGA
- a CDS encoding BACON domain-containing protein: MKKFTFRSLLAIAAAGVLFTACKDENDDGNTSKTTYEFSVKAEDNPISAPADGKTYTILVTSTKTAQAGTSAVAYEVVSSPEWAPAELEQTALVITVAKNSSTEAREPGKVVLKQDESDKTLEITINQAGFSNSMSLDATYSTDRCKVLVIEPTITGFDQNPVYKWTVKGPNDAEAAEAGTDKTLSFIQLETGDYTISLTISDDSGITETKSATVTVTTEATAYSYYISEVLEYNPAITNGKGLAFSTIDTPSTVLASVNTKLVDKPFDKNDLGVNLGSFGGSIVFRFDHTVMNVNGLRDFRIGSYATKGAYPAQGVVYVSSDANGNGKADDEWYELAGSEYGKTGERRNLKMVYTRPDNVTPSDGMVEWVSYAINESETGTYCYAKAPWGTFSVWPAWLMESAEGTALTYTGCTMLPPLAKAPEDLTNGWPTQASRWYDYGYVCNSDPTDETGSSFDIGWARDKEGNKVNLPGIDFVKIQNATLQDLGYGYGPACVLFNCAIDLHLAGKEIETIAQ; the protein is encoded by the coding sequence ATGAAGAAATTTACTTTCCGGAGTTTGCTGGCCATTGCGGCCGCAGGCGTACTCTTTACCGCATGTAAAGACGAGAACGACGACGGCAACACGTCGAAGACGACCTATGAATTCTCGGTGAAGGCCGAAGACAACCCCATCAGCGCCCCGGCCGACGGCAAGACCTACACCATCCTGGTCACCTCAACCAAAACGGCTCAGGCCGGAACGAGCGCAGTAGCCTACGAAGTGGTCTCATCTCCCGAATGGGCTCCGGCCGAACTCGAACAGACTGCGCTGGTCATCACGGTCGCCAAGAACAGTTCGACCGAGGCCCGCGAACCGGGCAAAGTGGTTCTCAAACAGGACGAAAGCGACAAAACGCTCGAAATCACGATCAATCAGGCAGGATTCTCCAATTCGATGTCGCTCGACGCGACTTATTCGACCGACCGCTGCAAGGTGCTCGTGATCGAACCGACGATCACAGGCTTCGACCAAAACCCCGTCTACAAATGGACGGTGAAGGGCCCTAACGACGCGGAAGCTGCCGAAGCCGGAACCGACAAGACGCTTTCGTTCATCCAACTGGAAACGGGCGACTACACGATTTCGCTGACAATCTCCGACGACAGCGGCATCACCGAGACCAAGAGCGCCACCGTCACCGTAACGACCGAGGCTACGGCCTATTCGTATTATATCTCGGAAGTCTTGGAGTATAATCCTGCGATTACCAACGGCAAGGGATTGGCATTCTCGACCATCGACACGCCGTCCACGGTATTGGCAAGCGTCAACACAAAACTCGTCGACAAGCCGTTTGACAAAAACGATCTGGGAGTGAATCTCGGTTCGTTCGGCGGCAGCATCGTATTCAGATTCGACCATACAGTGATGAATGTCAATGGTCTGCGCGACTTCCGCATCGGTTCATATGCCACCAAAGGCGCTTATCCTGCACAAGGGGTTGTCTATGTTTCGTCTGACGCGAACGGCAACGGCAAGGCCGACGATGAATGGTACGAACTGGCTGGCAGCGAATACGGCAAGACCGGCGAACGACGCAACCTGAAAATGGTTTATACCCGTCCCGACAATGTCACCCCGTCCGATGGAATGGTAGAATGGGTCTCCTATGCAATCAACGAATCGGAAACCGGAACCTATTGTTATGCCAAGGCTCCATGGGGGACATTCTCGGTCTGGCCCGCATGGTTGATGGAATCGGCCGAGGGCACCGCACTGACATATACGGGTTGCACGATGCTGCCGCCTCTGGCCAAGGCCCCGGAAGATCTGACGAACGGCTGGCCAACTCAAGCTTCCCGCTGGTACGACTACGGCTATGTCTGCAACAGCGACCCCACGGATGAGACTGGATCGTCGTTCGACATCGGCTGGGCTCGCGACAAAGAAGGGAACAAAGTTAATTTGCCGGGCATCGATTTCGTGAAGATCCAGAACGCCACCTTGCAGGATCTGGGCTACGGCTATGGTCCGGCCTGCGTGTTGTTCAACTGCGCTATCGACCTGCACTTGGCGGGAAAAGAGATCGAAACAATTGCGCAATAA
- a CDS encoding ABC transporter substrate-binding protein, whose amino-acid sequence MKKTVYFILLSAATFLISCASNTTGIDAYTETLYKPSYASGFEIVGAEGRQSTLLKVFNPWQGAENTETTLFIVRNGEKIPAGFTGQVVKAGARRIVCLSSTYVAMLDALGQVDRVVGVSGRNYISNKYVTTHPEAVADIGFDGNIDYELLLAQRPDLVLLFGVSGASGMESKLLEMGIPFCYIGEYLEESPLGKAEWLVAIAEITDSREKGEAVFEPVPERYDALRAKVAAATSKHPKVMINTPYAGSWFMASTESYVARLIADAGGDYIYKKNTSNRSLPIDLEEAYMLTAQADMWLNAGSAASLGELKSQFPKFANTRCVRNGAVYNCNKRLNAAGGNDYWESGVVRPDVVLHDLIAIMHPEALDENDRELHYYQRLE is encoded by the coding sequence ATGAAAAAAACAGTCTATTTCATCCTGCTTAGCGCGGCTACCTTCCTTATCTCCTGCGCATCGAACACGACAGGAATAGACGCCTATACGGAAACCCTCTACAAACCGTCCTATGCCTCGGGCTTCGAGATCGTCGGTGCTGAAGGCCGGCAAAGTACGCTTCTCAAAGTATTCAATCCGTGGCAAGGCGCCGAGAACACCGAAACAACGCTCTTCATCGTCCGCAACGGAGAAAAGATTCCGGCAGGTTTCACCGGACAGGTCGTGAAAGCGGGAGCGAGGCGCATCGTTTGCCTCTCCTCTACTTATGTGGCGATGCTCGATGCGTTGGGACAGGTCGACCGGGTGGTAGGAGTTTCGGGAAGAAACTATATTTCGAATAAATATGTAACGACACACCCCGAAGCCGTGGCGGACATCGGCTTCGACGGAAATATCGACTACGAACTGCTGCTCGCACAACGGCCCGATCTGGTGCTGTTGTTCGGCGTGAGCGGCGCAAGCGGCATGGAGTCGAAACTGCTCGAAATGGGCATTCCGTTCTGTTACATCGGCGAGTACCTCGAAGAGTCGCCGCTCGGCAAGGCCGAATGGCTGGTGGCTATCGCCGAGATCACCGACAGCCGCGAAAAAGGCGAAGCAGTCTTCGAGCCGGTTCCCGAACGTTACGATGCGCTCCGGGCAAAAGTCGCGGCGGCGACTTCGAAACATCCGAAAGTGATGATTAACACGCCCTATGCCGGGTCGTGGTTTATGGCGTCGACCGAAAGCTACGTCGCCCGGCTGATCGCCGACGCCGGAGGGGATTATATTTACAAGAAGAACACATCGAACCGTTCGCTCCCCATCGACCTCGAAGAGGCGTATATGCTCACGGCACAGGCCGATATGTGGCTCAATGCGGGCAGTGCCGCGTCACTCGGGGAGTTGAAATCGCAGTTCCCGAAATTCGCAAACACCCGATGCGTAAGAAACGGTGCCGTTTACAACTGCAACAAACGGCTGAACGCCGCCGGAGGCAACGATTACTGGGAATCGGGCGTCGTCCGGCCCGATGTCGTGCTACACGACCTGATCGCAATCATGCACCCGGAGGCACTGGACGAAAACGACCGGGAATTACACTACTACCAACGCCTCGAATAA
- the cobO gene encoding cob(I)yrinic acid a,c-diamide adenosyltransferase, with product METKGYVHVYTGNGKGKTTAAFGLALRALCAGKGVYVGQFVKSMKYNETKIERLFNGSDPAFGRIRIEQLGRGCFIGKDPESADAEAARKGWARCADLLRSGEYDVVILDELTIALHFGLLSTAVVLDVLRSRHPAVEVVITGRYAPQALIDAADLVTEMCDVKHYYTQGVLSRDGIDR from the coding sequence ATGGAGACTAAAGGCTATGTACACGTTTACACCGGTAACGGCAAAGGCAAGACCACGGCGGCATTCGGACTGGCCCTGCGGGCGTTGTGCGCCGGGAAGGGCGTCTATGTCGGGCAGTTCGTCAAATCGATGAAATACAATGAAACGAAGATCGAACGGCTGTTCAACGGCTCGGACCCGGCATTCGGCCGTATCCGTATCGAACAACTGGGGCGCGGATGTTTTATCGGAAAAGACCCCGAGTCGGCCGATGCGGAAGCGGCACGCAAAGGATGGGCCCGTTGTGCGGACCTGCTCCGAAGCGGGGAATACGATGTGGTGATCCTCGACGAACTGACCATCGCTCTGCATTTCGGACTGCTCTCGACCGCTGTCGTGCTGGATGTGCTGCGCAGCCGTCATCCGGCTGTCGAGGTGGTTATCACGGGGCGTTATGCACCGCAGGCACTGATCGATGCGGCCGACCTTGTTACTGAAATGTGCGATGTGAAGCACTACTACACGCAGGGCGTCCTTTCGCGCGACGGTATCGACCGTTGA
- a CDS encoding putative transporter, with protein MELLERLLFGSESLWGGGVAHSVMILALVIALGIMLGKVKVAGVSLGVTGILFVGIAFSYFGMNIDEHLMHFLKEFGLILFVYSIGLQVGPGFFSSFRKGGITLNKLAVLVVALGVVTTVALYYVTGLPMTTMVGVMSGAVTNTPGLGAAQQAFSDLHAGADAPDIATGYALAYPLGVIGAILTLLALRYLLRIDVRQEEEAAGLGTDVLKDLTTRRISVEICNPAVEGKSISGIRRLALRDFVVSRICRPGEAPELADAATTLRCGDRILLVAAPKDAEALVALLGREVDAGPMMPDRKMISRRILITKPELNGKTLAELRIRSTSGVTITRINRSGIDLVAAGNLQLQLGDRVTVVGPELSVAHAERLFGNSLKRLNHPNLIPIFIGIALGVVLGSISFWIPGVPQPVKLGLAGGPLIVAILIGRYGPHYRLITYTTMSANLMLREVGISLFLAGVGLGAGEDFVPTLVAGGYVWIAYGAVITIVPLLLAGLFGRFYYKLNYYTLIGVLSGASTNPPALAYSTEQTTSDAPSVGYATVYPLSMFLRVLAAQLLILIFG; from the coding sequence ATGGAATTACTCGAACGATTGCTATTTGGTTCCGAGTCGCTTTGGGGCGGCGGTGTCGCCCACTCGGTGATGATCCTGGCGCTGGTCATCGCACTCGGCATCATGTTGGGCAAGGTGAAGGTGGCCGGGGTGTCGCTGGGGGTGACGGGTATTTTGTTCGTCGGCATCGCGTTCAGCTATTTCGGCATGAACATCGACGAGCACCTGATGCACTTCCTCAAAGAGTTCGGACTGATTCTCTTCGTCTATTCGATCGGTTTGCAGGTCGGTCCCGGATTTTTCTCCTCGTTCCGCAAGGGCGGCATCACACTGAACAAACTGGCCGTACTGGTCGTGGCGCTCGGCGTCGTTACAACGGTTGCCCTTTATTATGTCACCGGGCTTCCGATGACGACGATGGTCGGCGTGATGTCGGGTGCCGTGACCAATACCCCGGGGCTGGGTGCCGCGCAGCAGGCTTTCAGCGACCTGCACGCCGGAGCCGATGCCCCGGATATCGCGACAGGCTATGCATTGGCCTATCCGCTCGGAGTGATCGGAGCCATCCTGACCCTGCTGGCGTTGCGCTATCTGCTGCGTATCGACGTGCGGCAGGAGGAAGAGGCGGCAGGTTTGGGTACGGACGTGCTGAAAGACCTGACGACCCGGCGGATTTCCGTCGAAATCTGCAATCCTGCCGTCGAGGGTAAAAGCATCTCCGGAATACGCCGTTTGGCCCTGCGCGATTTCGTCGTGTCGCGGATTTGCCGTCCGGGCGAAGCTCCTGAACTGGCCGATGCTGCGACGACGCTCCGCTGCGGCGACCGGATTTTGCTCGTGGCGGCGCCCAAAGATGCCGAGGCACTGGTCGCGTTGCTCGGCCGGGAGGTGGATGCCGGTCCGATGATGCCGGATAGGAAGATGATTTCACGCCGAATACTTATCACCAAACCCGAGCTGAACGGCAAGACACTCGCCGAACTGCGCATCCGCTCCACGAGCGGCGTCACCATTACACGCATCAACCGTTCGGGTATCGACCTGGTGGCTGCAGGGAATCTGCAGTTGCAGCTGGGCGACCGGGTGACGGTCGTGGGTCCCGAACTTTCGGTAGCCCATGCCGAGCGGCTCTTCGGCAATTCGCTCAAGCGTCTCAACCATCCCAACCTGATTCCTATTTTCATCGGCATCGCGCTGGGTGTCGTGCTGGGCAGTATTTCGTTCTGGATTCCCGGCGTTCCGCAGCCCGTGAAACTGGGCCTTGCCGGCGGTCCGCTGATCGTCGCCATCCTGATCGGCCGCTACGGTCCGCATTACCGGCTCATCACCTATACGACGATGTCGGCCAACCTGATGCTGCGCGAAGTGGGCATTTCGCTTTTCCTTGCGGGCGTGGGGCTGGGTGCCGGCGAGGATTTCGTGCCTACGCTCGTCGCGGGCGGATATGTCTGGATCGCTTACGGAGCTGTAATCACGATCGTTCCGCTGCTGCTGGCGGGGCTTTTCGGACGTTTTTACTACAAACTCAACTATTATACGCTGATCGGCGTGCTTTCGGGCGCGTCGACCAATCCGCCGGCACTGGCCTATTCGACCGAGCAGACCACGTCCGACGCACCTTCGGTGGGATATGCTACGGTCTATCCGCTGTCGATGTTCCTGCGGGTGCTGGCGGCCCAGCTTTTGATTTTGATTTTCGGATAA
- a CDS encoding DUF2284 domain-containing protein, with the protein MDFSFRYTAEDHCAALPVADYIARFRDAKRFLECCRACRNYGCSWGCPPFGYDVGAYLSQYTSALIIATKITPAEQHVPMSEAGRLIRPERQRLERRLLEMERRYGGRSFAYVGTCLYCPEGTCTRPEAKPCRHPELVRPSLEACGFDIAHTTSELFGIELKWGTDGSLPEYLTLVCGFFHNAENIIWNG; encoded by the coding sequence ATGGATTTTTCATTTCGATATACCGCAGAAGACCATTGCGCTGCATTGCCCGTGGCTGACTATATCGCCCGGTTCCGTGATGCCAAGCGGTTTTTGGAGTGTTGCCGCGCCTGCCGCAATTACGGCTGCAGCTGGGGATGTCCGCCGTTCGGATACGATGTCGGAGCATATCTCTCGCAATATACGTCAGCATTGATTATCGCGACGAAGATCACTCCTGCCGAACAGCACGTTCCGATGTCGGAAGCCGGCCGGCTGATCCGCCCCGAACGGCAGCGGCTCGAACGGCGGCTGCTCGAAATGGAACGCAGGTACGGCGGACGGTCGTTCGCCTATGTCGGCACCTGCCTCTACTGCCCCGAAGGAACCTGCACCCGCCCCGAAGCGAAACCCTGCCGCCACCCCGAACTGGTACGTCCATCGCTCGAAGCCTGCGGATTCGACATCGCACACACAACCTCCGAACTCTTCGGCATCGAACTGAAATGGGGTACAGACGGATCATTGCCCGAGTATTTGACCCTTGTCTGCGGGTTCTTCCATAATGCAGAAAATATAATATGGAACGGATAA
- a CDS encoding ATPase — protein sequence MERIKAVFNWSGGKDSAHALLRAQQSGEYEIVALLTTVNRDTHRSTMHGIPTALLQMQAESIGVPLYIVDLTPKGNMEDYDVAMSRAVEHFKTQGVTRFIFGDIFLHDVRKYREQQLSPHGIEIVEPLWGKSSEEVMNDFLVSGFRTVVVTTMADGLGADAIGREIDRGFIASLPAGVDPNGENGEYHTFCYDGPIFRQPVPFRLGRSFSQSYDIRLDDGTVKTYSYWFADLQALNTNSDAGTGPASE from the coding sequence ATGGAACGGATAAAAGCCGTATTCAACTGGAGCGGCGGCAAGGATTCCGCCCATGCGCTGTTGCGGGCACAGCAATCGGGCGAATACGAGATCGTCGCGCTGCTGACTACCGTAAACCGGGATACGCACCGTTCGACGATGCACGGCATCCCGACGGCATTACTGCAAATGCAGGCCGAAAGCATCGGCGTTCCTCTTTATATCGTAGACCTGACGCCCAAAGGCAATATGGAGGATTACGACGTCGCCATGTCCCGGGCCGTGGAGCATTTCAAGACGCAGGGCGTGACCCGTTTCATCTTCGGGGATATTTTCCTGCACGATGTGCGCAAATACCGGGAGCAGCAACTCTCGCCGCACGGAATCGAAATCGTGGAACCGCTTTGGGGAAAATCTTCGGAAGAGGTGATGAACGATTTCCTCGTATCGGGATTTCGGACGGTCGTCGTAACCACGATGGCCGACGGACTCGGCGCCGACGCCATAGGCCGGGAGATCGACCGCGGCTTCATAGCCTCTCTGCCTGCCGGAGTCGATCCCAATGGAGAAAACGGCGAATATCATACATTCTGTTACGACGGTCCGATCTTCCGACAGCCCGTGCCGTTCCGGCTGGGCCGATCTTTTTCACAAAGCTACGACATCCGCCTAGACGACGGAACGGTGAAAACTTATTCCTATTGGTTTGCCGACCTTCAAGCTCTAAATACAAATTCGGATGCAGGAACCGGCCCTGCATCCGAATAA